The Sphingobacterium lactis sequence AGCAAGTCCGCATCTGGATTTCCCTGCAAGTAGAAAGCTACGCTTTCGCCGTCCTCAGGAAGGAAGGCATCCAGATAGATCATCTTTTTGATCTTTCCGGGAATGCTATCCGCCACACCGGTGATTACCATCCCCCCATAGCTGTGGCCCACAAGAATAACGCTATCCAGACCTTCAAACATGATGGCATTTACCACGTCGGTAATATGGGTACTTAGGTTCACCTCGGGTGAAGCCAAATGGTAACGGTCGCCCAAACCGGTCAAGTTTACGCGGTATACGTTGGCACCCTGCTGGGTCAGCTGCTCGGCGGTTTTCTTGAACTGCCACGCTCCACCCCAAGCGCCGTGCACAAAGACATAGGTAGGCTGTTGCGCTATCACTGTTGCTGAAAGGAACAGTAAGCTGCAGGTTAGGTATAGAATAAGTTTATTCATCTTTATAAAAATACGATTTTAAGACGCATAAATTAAAAATATACACGGTTTCTTATGAAAGTCGTAGGTCAATCCCTTCCATTTCGAAATTGTGGTACTGATAATCTGTTCGTCTGCTGCCGTAATATTGCAGGCAACGCACAATCGGGTATTCGGTTTACAGGTCTTCAATAATTCAGCCAAAAGCTGGTTGTTCCTAAAGGGTGTTTCAATGAATATCTGTGTACATTTCTCCCGTAGGCTCTGCCCTTCCAAGTCCTTGATGGCTTTATTGCGGGCGGACTTATCAATTGGAAGATATCCTTTAAAGCTAAAATTCTGTCCATTAAATCCGGAGGCCATCAGACTGAGCAAAATAGAACTCGGCCCGACCAGTGGCACAACCTTAATTCCACGCCTATGTGCCTCAGCAACAACATCCGCACCCGGATCGGCAATCCCTGGGCAACCCGCTTCCGACATCAATCCCACATCCTTCCCAGCTTCAAGATTTTTAAAGAGGATAGAATAATCTACCTTATCGCGAATATGCTTTCCATAATCATGGATGATCAATTCACTTTGCGGAGTTTTCAGTCCCGCTTCCTTCAAGAACCTCCTTGCGGTCTTTTCGTTTTCTACGATATATTCCTTGATCGTATTGATCAGCTCGTAATGCAGCAGACTGTACGACTTCCTTTCGGCCTGTTCCGCCAAGGGTACCGGTAAGAGATATAGGATTCCTTTTGCCATACTGCAAACCTACTTATTTTGTTGCTTAATTCGAACATCCCTGTGGGTGCAACACATTGTTACATCCTAGCTATAAAGATATTACACAAAGATTTGTAATTAAAAATATTTGTTTGTTACTTTAATTCAAACAGTTATAGCGTATAATTGTCTAATAATTGTAAATAAGGGCTGGTGAAAAGCAGATATTTTTGCGCAAAAAGCCAGTTTCTATATATTTGGTTGAATATGACAACACAGACAACCTCGGGCGTAAAGATTTCGGTAGAATCCACCTATCAAGCGGAATATTCCAATCCGGAAAACGAACACTATATGTTCGCCTATAGGATATCGATAGAGAACCTTAGCGGCTATACCGTTCAATTGTTGCGTAGGCATTGGAATATCTTTGACTCCATTGGCATGAACAAACAGGTTGATGGAGAGGGTGTTGTTGGGGAACAGCCGGTGCTGGAACCGGGAGAAGTACATCAGTATGTATCGGGCTGCAACCTGAAGAGCGATATGGGTTTTATGGAAGGCTATTATGAAATGGTCCGCGAAATGGACAATTCCATCTTCCACGTACATATCCCCCGCTTTAACCTCATGGCGAGTTACCGATTGAACTAACGCCAATCTTGCTAAGTCATCTACTTGCTACTTTTCATCTAAAAAAGATAAGTACTGATAAATATTTAATAATTTTGTGCTTGGATTATTACGTCAAGACATCAGCGTGAGTATATTAAGCACAGAACAGGTAAGTCATTCCTTCAATGACAGGTGGCTATTTTCAGATTTACATTTCGGATTACTAAAAGGAGACCGAGTGGCCTTGGTCGGGATCAATGGTACGGGGAAGTCTACCCTACTGAAGATCTTGGCGGAAATCGTTGAACCTACTAAGGGTCGCGTCGTCAAGGAAAAAGGCTTGCGCATCGGTTACTTGCACCAGGATCCGGATTTTTCTGATCTGAAGACCATCAATGATTTCATCTACAGTGCTGATAACGAACAGCAACAATTAATTAAGGAATACGAACAATTAATTGAAAATCAAGATGTTACATCAAAAAAATTTCTAGAAGTTACGGAAAAGCTCACTGCTTTGAATGCGTGGGAATATGAAAATAACATCAAGACTATCCTAAGCAGGTTCCAGATCACCAACTTTGAGCAGCGTATCGAATCATTGAGCGGTGGACAGAAGAAGCGACTGGCTCTGGCCAAGCTCCTGATCGATGAGCCCGATATCTATATCCTGGATGAGCCGACCAACCACTTGGATATCGAAACGATTGAATGGTTGGAAAAGCTCCTGACAACGGGAAGTAAGACCGTTCTCTTGGTATCGCACGACCGCTATTTTCTGGACAATATCTGTACGGAAATCCGTGAGCTCGACAAGGGCCAGGTCTATACCTATAAGGGTAACTACGCCTTCTTCTTGGAAAAGAAAGCAGAGCGCGAGGCAAACGAAATCCTTGCAGCGGATAAGGCCCGGAACCTGTGGCGCAAGGAACTTGAATGGATGCGTCGGCAACCTCAGGCCCGCGGTACGAAAGCGAAGGCTCGTATCGAATCCTTCTATGACTTGGAGGAGAAATCCAAGGGTCCACGCAAAAAGGACCAGGTAGAACTGAGTGTGCAAGTCGCACGTCAGGGCAACAAAATATTGGAGTTGGAAGGCGCTGGATTTTCGGTTCCCGGAAAGACAATCCTCTCCCCTTTCACCTATACGTTCAAGAAGGGCGACCGCATAGGTTTGGCCGGGAAGAACGGTAGCGGGAAGACCACCTTCCTGAACCTGATCACTGGAAATATCCAGGCCACTACGGGCAAGGTCGACGTTGGTGAAACAACCAAATATGGGTACTATCGCCAAGAAGGTTTGCAGTTCCAAACCGACGAGCGCGTATTGGATATCGTCAAGAATGTTGCTGACTATATCGAAATGAAGAACGGCGAGGTCATCACGGCTTCCCAACTGCTGACCAAATTCCTCTTCCCTCCGGAGAAGCAATTTGGATTTGTGAACAAGTTGAGCGGTGGTGAAAAGAAGCGTCTTCAGCTGATGCGCGTGTTAATGGCAAACCCCAACTTCCTGATCCTCGATGAGCCGTCCAATGATCTGGACATCGACACCCTGAATATTCTGGAAGAGTTCCTGGAGAATTACCCTGGGGTACTGATCCTTGTATCGCACGACCGTTACCTCTTGGACAAGTTGACCGATCAACTTTTCATTTTCCCGGGGAACGGCGAAGTCGTGATCTATAATGGAAACTATGCCGATTACAAACTCGAGCAGGAGGCGCTGATCAAAAAACCAGAAAAGAAAGTAGAACGGGAGAAGCCAGTCGAAACCAAAAAGAAACTGAGCTTCAAAGAGCAGAAAGAATTCGAGACTTTGGAACAGGAAATCGAAACGCTGGAGCAGACGATCGGCAGCAAGACCGAAGAACTATCGGGCACCACGGATCATGTGGAGCTGCAACGGATCGCGAACGAGATCGAAGATATTAAGAACACGCTGGATGAAAAGACAGCGCGTTGGATGGAATTAGCAGAATTTATTTAAGCGTTCCACGTGAAACTCCGAACAGCAGTTTCACGTGGAACTTGAAAGAGTGACATATGTTCAATAAGTATAATGTAATAGTAGTGGGTGCCGGTCATGCCGGATGTGAAGCGGCAGCGGCAGCAGCAAACCTGGGTTCATCGGTTCTTTTGATCACCATGAATATGGGGGTCATCGCACAGATGAGCTGTAACCCGGCCATCGGCGGTGTAGCGAAAGGACAGATCGTTCGCGAGATCGATGCCATGGGTGGATACACCGGTATCATCGCTGATAAGTCCACCATACAGTTCCGCATGCTCAACCGTTCCAAAGGTCCGGCCATGTGGAGCCCACGTACACAAAACGACCGCATGCGTTTCGCCGAGGAATGGCGCTGGCAACTGGAGTCCATACCTAACTTGGATATGTGGCAAGATACGGTCAAAGAAGTAATCGTCGAGAACGGAAGAGCCAAAGGTGTGGTAACCTCAATGGGTATCCGCATAGAAGCAGACGCTGTGGTCCTGACGAACGGTACGTTCCTTAATGGTGTGATCCATGTCGGCGAAAAGAAATTCGGTGGAGGTCGTACAGGAGAGAAAGCAGCAACCGGACTTACCGAGCAATTGGTATCCTTGGGTTTTGAATCCGGAAGAATGAAAACCGGAACCCCTCCCCGGGTGGATGGACGGAGCTTGAATTACGCGGCCATGGAAGAACAGTGGGGCGACGAACAACGCGGAAGATTCTCCTATACCGACGTGGAAATTCCAACAGAACAACGCTGTTGCTGGATCACCTATACAAACGATAAAGTACATGAAATTTTAAAAACGGGATTTGAAAAATCTCCGATGTTCACCGGTCGAATCAAAGGATTGGGACCTCGGTATTGTCCTTCTATTGAAGATAAGATCAATCGCTTCGCCGAACGCGAACGCCATCAGATCTTCGTAGAACCAGAAGGATTCCGCACTGTGGAAATTTATGTGAATGGATTCTCCACTTCCCTACCGGAAGATGTACAGTTGAAAGCACTGCAGCTGATACCAGGATTTGAAAATGCCAAAATGTACAGACCGGGATATGCCATCGAATACGATTATTTTCCGCCGATGCAATTGGACCTTACACTCGAAACCCTGGCCGTGAAACACCTTTTCTTTGCCGGACAGATCAACGGAACAACAGGATATGAGGAAGCCGGTGCGCAGGGATTCATCGCAGGTATCAACGCCCACCAACGTATCAATGATGAACATGAGTTGATCCTTAAAAGATCCGAATCGTATATCGGTGTCCTTATCGATGACCTCGTAACGAAAGGTACGGATGAACCATACCGTATGTTCACCTCCCGGGCAGAACACCGGTTACTATTGCGCCAGGATAATGCAGATATCCGCCTCACCCCTATCGCACATAAATTAGGATTGGTTTCCGACGAGCGCTTGGATAAGGTCAAGGCCAAAATTCAAAATTCAGATGCCATTGTCGACCACATGAAAGCTACGTCTATCGGTATGGCAGAGATCAATCCGATCTTGGAAGAAAAAGGCTCAAGCGCAATCGTACAGAAAACTAGATTGATCAATATCCTGAGCAGACCTCAGATTGCAATCGAAGACATCGCGAAAGCCGATCCTGAATTCTCGGAATACCTAAACACCTTCGACGAGGACACCATCGAACAGGCAGAGATCAAAGTGAAGTATGAAAGCTACTTTGAAAAGGAAATGGAGATCGTGAATAAAATGAAGAAAATGGAGGATAAAGAAATCAATCCAGAATTTGATTATAATTCACTAACTTCACTCTCCATTGAGGCACGTCAGAAACTATTGAAGGTGAAACCGAGGACGCTGGGACAAGCATCCCGAATTTCAGGTGTTTCACCAGCCGATATTTCGGTTTTAATGGTACATATGAGTTAAATATCTGATTATCAGTATTTTAAATAAATATAAAACAACTTAAAATAAAGCGATATAAGACATTATTTTAAATTTTATGACTCCGTATTCCAAAAAAGATAAAAATTCAGCAGAGCGCTTAAAAAGTAGCTTATTTCAAAAATTACTCTTTTTAAGCTTTGCGATCATGCTATCTTTAAGTTTCACCCAATGTGCGAACATGCAGAAGCCAACAGGGGGACCCAAAGATTCCATACCACCAAAACTTTTGCAGGTAACTCCGGCGAACCTGAGCAAAAATTTCAAGGAGAAAACAATTACCATGACTTTTGATGAATATATCAAAACTGTCAATCCGGGTAAAGAATTCAGTATCTCTCCTGATGTGGAAACACAACCGATCTATAAAGTGAAGAAAAAGAACTTTATTATCGAGCTACCGGATTCTTTGGAAGCCAACACAACCTATACCATAAACTTTGGAAAAGGTTTGGTGGATTACAACGAAGGTAATCCATTTATCAATTACAACTACGTATTTGCCACAGGTGACGAATTGGATTCCTTGAGTATTGCTGGAAAGGTCATGAACGGATATACCAAAGAATTCGATCTGGAAAAGGATAAGGAGGTAATCGCAATCCTGATCCCAACCAGCCGCGATACCATATTCGGAAAACGGAAAGCATCATACTATACGACCGTGGATTCATCCGGTAATTTCAAATTCAATAATCTTCGCGAAGATACCTACCGTGTATATGCCCTGAAGGATATCAACAACGATAAAATATACAATGGTAACGATGAATGGATCGGCTTCCTGAACGATAGCTTAGTCCTAAATGCCAATATATCCGGTTTACATCTGGAATATACAAAAGGTAAACCACAGATATTCAGAAATTTAGAGAAGAAGGTAGAAAAAGATGGGGCAGTCCTATTGACCTTTAATAGGCCGTTGGAGGAACCTGACCTACGCATTATTGACCCGCAGAACCTCGAGGCCAATAAATTGGTGAAATATTCACCAACCTTGGATACAGCAAAAATGTACCTGGAAAATCTGGAGTTCGATTCACTTAAGATTGAAGTAGCCGAATATAACGAACCTGTAGATACGATATTGATCCGTAGAGCACGCAATATTAAAGTCGACAGAACGATCGAACCGAAGTTGAACATCGGTAATAAAGTGGACCGGATCAAACATATCGAACTGACTTCCTCCTACCCTATCGCTTCGGTGGACAAGAATAAGATCCAGATCCTGGAAGATTCCGTATCCCGACGCAATTTCCAGTTGCAGCAAGACTCCCTGAATAGAGAAATGTACCATATCCGCTTCAATTGGAAACCGAAACGGAATTACGAACTTGTCCTTCAGGAAGGAGCAATCCTAGGTCCATTCGATGAAACCAATAAGGAGAGCAAAACACAGTTTACCCTGAACGAAACAGAAAACTATGGCGATATCATTCTGACATTCACAGGATTGGATAGTGCCAATAATTATATTGTCGAACTGATTGATGAGAAAAAGGAAAAAATATTCGATGTACGCACGGTAGGACCTGATAATAAACTTTCCTACATCAAATTTCCGGGAGGAAAATATACCTTGCGGATCATCGAAGATGCGAACAAGAATGGCAAATGGGATGCTGGAGATGTATTTACCCGGAGGCAGGCCGAAAGAATCTGGTATCTGGACAGAACCTTCACCATTCGGGCCAATTGGGAACAGAACGAAACCATTGATGTCAAAATGGAATAGTACTATTCCATGAACCAAGAACTATAAAGCACATAATTGTGCGGTAATTTCTTTAATAATTGAAGCTGCTCCGCTGTGAGCGGCTTTATTTTTTTAGCCGGTACTCCCGCATATAGGAAACCAGATTCACAGACTGTATTTTCCAGAACAACGGCACCAGCGGCAATAATCACATTCGATTGGATATGCGCCCTGTCCATCACGATGGCACCCATACCTATCAACGCGTAATCATCTATCCTACAACCATGTACAATGGCATTATGACCGATATTAACATAGTTACCAACATCTGTTCCGTTCTTCTCAAACGTCCCGTGAATGGTCACATTATCCTGGATATTGGAATAATTACCGATTTTAATGTAATTCACATCGCCGCGGATTACAGCATTGAACCACACAGAACAATGATTTCCAAGTTCTACATCCCCAACAAGGGTAGAATTAGGCGCTATAAAGCAATCGTTTCCAATTTGAGGGACTTTATCCTTTACGGGCAATATCGTTGGCATATCCTTTAAAATTAATCTTATAGTACAGTATCTTCTAAATAGTCAGCATGTTGTGGATAATCCGTTGTGTAATGCAACCCTCTACTTTCCTTCCTGTGCATCGCGGATTTCACGACCAGATAGGCCACTTGGATCACATTCCGCAGTTCACAAAGCTTCACCGATAGTTTCGTGTTCTTATAAAAGGATTCCGTTTCTTCATGCAATAGGCCCAATCGACGCATCGCACGATCCAATCGAAAATCGGAACGCACAATGCCCACATAGTCACTCATTAATTTCTGTGTTTCACGTAGATTATGCGTCACCAAGATATCTTCATTGGATAATTGTGTATT is a genomic window containing:
- a CDS encoding ABC-F family ATP-binding cassette domain-containing protein is translated as MSILSTEQVSHSFNDRWLFSDLHFGLLKGDRVALVGINGTGKSTLLKILAEIVEPTKGRVVKEKGLRIGYLHQDPDFSDLKTINDFIYSADNEQQQLIKEYEQLIENQDVTSKKFLEVTEKLTALNAWEYENNIKTILSRFQITNFEQRIESLSGGQKKRLALAKLLIDEPDIYILDEPTNHLDIETIEWLEKLLTTGSKTVLLVSHDRYFLDNICTEIRELDKGQVYTYKGNYAFFLEKKAEREANEILAADKARNLWRKELEWMRRQPQARGTKAKARIESFYDLEEKSKGPRKKDQVELSVQVARQGNKILELEGAGFSVPGKTILSPFTYTFKKGDRIGLAGKNGSGKTTFLNLITGNIQATTGKVDVGETTKYGYYRQEGLQFQTDERVLDIVKNVADYIEMKNGEVITASQLLTKFLFPPEKQFGFVNKLSGGEKKRLQLMRVLMANPNFLILDEPSNDLDIDTLNILEEFLENYPGVLILVSHDRYLLDKLTDQLFIFPGNGEVVIYNGNYADYKLEQEALIKKPEKKVEREKPVETKKKLSFKEQKEFETLEQEIETLEQTIGSKTEELSGTTDHVELQRIANEIEDIKNTLDEKTARWMELAEFI
- the apaG gene encoding Co2+/Mg2+ efflux protein ApaG; the encoded protein is MTTQTTSGVKISVESTYQAEYSNPENEHYMFAYRISIENLSGYTVQLLRRHWNIFDSIGMNKQVDGEGVVGEQPVLEPGEVHQYVSGCNLKSDMGFMEGYYEMVREMDNSIFHVHIPRFNLMASYRLN
- a CDS encoding alpha/beta fold hydrolase, whose protein sequence is MNKLILYLTCSLLFLSATVIAQQPTYVFVHGAWGGAWQFKKTAEQLTQQGANVYRVNLTGLGDRYHLASPEVNLSTHITDVVNAIMFEGLDSVILVGHSYGGMVITGVADSIPGKIKKMIYLDAFLPEDGESVAFYLQGNPDADLLQSEDGLYVKPNWVKDTTKFPRDVPHPIATLKEKIKLDNPERLKIPTTYILTYESALGGKEKDPFYFFSTRAQKHNFQVVGMEADHNPQIKHLKELVQILLTAK
- a CDS encoding gamma carbonic anhydrase family protein, with amino-acid sequence MPTILPVKDKVPQIGNDCFIAPNSTLVGDVELGNHCSVWFNAVIRGDVNYIKIGNYSNIQDNVTIHGTFEKNGTDVGNYVNIGHNAIVHGCRIDDYALIGMGAIVMDRAHIQSNVIIAAGAVVLENTVCESGFLYAGVPAKKIKPLTAEQLQLLKKLPHNYVLYSSWFME
- a CDS encoding Ig-like domain-containing domain, which codes for MQKPTGGPKDSIPPKLLQVTPANLSKNFKEKTITMTFDEYIKTVNPGKEFSISPDVETQPIYKVKKKNFIIELPDSLEANTTYTINFGKGLVDYNEGNPFINYNYVFATGDELDSLSIAGKVMNGYTKEFDLEKDKEVIAILIPTSRDTIFGKRKASYYTTVDSSGNFKFNNLREDTYRVYALKDINNDKIYNGNDEWIGFLNDSLVLNANISGLHLEYTKGKPQIFRNLEKKVEKDGAVLLTFNRPLEEPDLRIIDPQNLEANKLVKYSPTLDTAKMYLENLEFDSLKIEVAEYNEPVDTILIRRARNIKVDRTIEPKLNIGNKVDRIKHIELTSSYPIASVDKNKIQILEDSVSRRNFQLQQDSLNREMYHIRFNWKPKRNYELVLQEGAILGPFDETNKESKTQFTLNETENYGDIILTFTGLDSANNYIVELIDEKKEKIFDVRTVGPDNKLSYIKFPGGKYTLRIIEDANKNGKWDAGDVFTRRQAERIWYLDRTFTIRANWEQNETIDVKME
- the mnmG gene encoding tRNA uridine-5-carboxymethylaminomethyl(34) synthesis enzyme MnmG; translation: MFNKYNVIVVGAGHAGCEAAAAAANLGSSVLLITMNMGVIAQMSCNPAIGGVAKGQIVREIDAMGGYTGIIADKSTIQFRMLNRSKGPAMWSPRTQNDRMRFAEEWRWQLESIPNLDMWQDTVKEVIVENGRAKGVVTSMGIRIEADAVVLTNGTFLNGVIHVGEKKFGGGRTGEKAATGLTEQLVSLGFESGRMKTGTPPRVDGRSLNYAAMEEQWGDEQRGRFSYTDVEIPTEQRCCWITYTNDKVHEILKTGFEKSPMFTGRIKGLGPRYCPSIEDKINRFAERERHQIFVEPEGFRTVEIYVNGFSTSLPEDVQLKALQLIPGFENAKMYRPGYAIEYDYFPPMQLDLTLETLAVKHLFFAGQINGTTGYEEAGAQGFIAGINAHQRINDEHELILKRSESYIGVLIDDLVTKGTDEPYRMFTSRAEHRLLLRQDNADIRLTPIAHKLGLVSDERLDKVKAKIQNSDAIVDHMKATSIGMAEINPILEEKGSSAIVQKTRLINILSRPQIAIEDIAKADPEFSEYLNTFDEDTIEQAEIKVKYESYFEKEMEIVNKMKKMEDKEINPEFDYNSLTSLSIEARQKLLKVKPRTLGQASRISGVSPADISVLMVHMS
- a CDS encoding SAM-dependent methyltransferase, producing the protein MAKGILYLLPVPLAEQAERKSYSLLHYELINTIKEYIVENEKTARRFLKEAGLKTPQSELIIHDYGKHIRDKVDYSILFKNLEAGKDVGLMSEAGCPGIADPGADVVAEAHRRGIKVVPLVGPSSILLSLMASGFNGQNFSFKGYLPIDKSARNKAIKDLEGQSLREKCTQIFIETPFRNNQLLAELLKTCKPNTRLCVACNITAADEQIISTTISKWKGLTYDFHKKPCIFLIYAS